The Streptomyces taklimakanensis nucleotide sequence CCCCAGGCGGGTGGTGTGGGGCAGGGAGCGGTAGGCGGGGCGGGAACGGTCGGCCGGCGCGTCGCGCGGGGCGTCGGTGTCGAACAGGTGCACCATCAACGGGGTGCTCCCGGTCGGCCCCGAGGACAGGGCCCGCAACCGGTAGCGCTCGGTCCGCACGGCGCCGCGGTCCAGCCGGAAACCGCCGTCGTACAGCCAGTGGGGCGTGAAGTCGTTGGCGACCCGCAGGCCCACGTCGTGCCAGGCGCCGGCGTGCCGGCGCTCCAGCACGAAACCCCTCTGCTCGGGCCGTTCCGCGGCGGGTGCCCCCTCCAGGACCTCCATCTGGAAGACGAGGCGCAATCCGCCGTACGCCCGCGCGGTGCCGTTGCGCACGGTCACGGTGAACTCCCGGGCCGGTCCGCCGCGGACCAGGTCCAGCGTGCCGCCGGCGGTGGTGACGGACATCTCCAACTCCGCCGGCCTCGGGGGCGGCGGCACGGCCGGGCCGGTCTCCTTCCAGGGCGTCCGTGTGGTGCCGGACGGCACGGGCACCACGGGAGCGGTCGTCGGCGGCGTCGGTGCCGTCGAGGCCGGCGCGGACGTCGTGGGGGAGGTTGTGGTCGAGGCCGGCGCGGACGTCGTGGGGGAGGCCGTGGTCGAGGCCGGCGCGGACGCCGTGGGGGACGCCGTGGACGGGGCGGAGGGCTTCTCGGTGGTGACCACCGTGTCGCCCGGTTCGGCGCGGTCGACGCAGCCGGTCGCCGCACCGGCCAGCAGCACTACGGCGATCGCGGGTGCGACGTGTTCCCCGACCATGGCTCTCGCACGCGTCCACACGGGCGGCCTCCCGGCATTCGGTTCGACAGGACGACAAGATGGCAGGTCAACGTACCAGCGGAGGGCGGATCGTTCGGGCGACGTGGGATATCGGTTCGGCATCGGGGCCCCTGCGGCGCTCCGCTCCGGTGGCGCCCTCGTCCTCGGCGCCGGACGCGTTCGGTGCCGGGGAGAACGGAGCCGGAACCAAGGGGAGTCGATCGGTGTCCCGTCCGATGTAGACCACCCCCCGACCCGGATTGGCAGCATGACCACTCTCTCCGGCCTCTCCGATTCCTTCAGCGACGAACTGCTCGCCCTCGCCCGCCCCAACCTCGCCTGGACCGTCGAGCAGACCGACCTGTTCGACCGGCTCGTCCCGCCCGGTCCGACCCGCTGTGACCCGGACGTCCCCGAGCTGGGCCGGGCCGGCGTGGCCCTCTCCGCCCGGCTCGTCGCCCGCTTCGCCGCCGACGGCACCTGGCTGTGGGCGTGGGCCGACAGGGCCTGGGCCGACACTCCGGGCGCGGAATCCGCCCACGCGCTGCGCGCGGTCGGCGAGCGCACCGGGACACGCGAGCTGACCACGCCCCTGCTCGACCTCAACGGCTTCCCCGACCCGTGGTCGGCCGCCGACCACCTGTCGCTGGTCTGCATGGGCCTGCTCGACGGACGCGGTGTCGCGGTGGCCGCCGTGGACGGCCGGAGCCGGGCCTTCCTGGTCGTCGACGACCCCGCCGTGCCGCGTGCGAGCCCGAGGCCCGCGCGCCTGGCGCACGCGCTGCGCGCCGGCCCGGCGCTGCTGCCCGGCCCGGCGCTGAAGGCCGTGCGGGGCTGGTTCGACCGGCACGGCGTCGAGCCGCGGTACGGACCCGACACGGTGTGGGGCGTGCTGCCCGGCGGCGATCGGGTCGTGGTGCGGCTGGCGGGCGGTGCGGTCGCGTCGGTCGGGGTCGTCGGGCCGGACGGGGGCGCCCCGGCCTCCGCCTCCGCCCCCGAGCAGCGGCTGGTCGACCCCCGGCCCGACGCCCGGGCGCCCGGCCGGCCCTTCCCGGCCGAACTCCTGTCGGTCGTCGCCCGCGAGGTCGCCTTCTCGCTGCGCGAGACCCGGGGGATGGTGGAGTACGCGGGCCACCGGCTGGGCTTCGACGGCCGCGCGCCGTACTGGGAGCGCCCCTCCGACCGGCTGGTCTTCCCCGGCGGGAGCCTGCTCTGCCGTCCGCTGGGGCGCTACGACCCCGCGGAGCGCCGGTTCGAGTGGGCGCCCGACACCGAGGACGTCCGCGAGGCG carries:
- a CDS encoding DUF6882 domain-containing protein, with product MTTLSGLSDSFSDELLALARPNLAWTVEQTDLFDRLVPPGPTRCDPDVPELGRAGVALSARLVARFAADGTWLWAWADRAWADTPGAESAHALRAVGERTGTRELTTPLLDLNGFPDPWSAADHLSLVCMGLLDGRGVAVAAVDGRSRAFLVVDDPAVPRASPRPARLAHALRAGPALLPGPALKAVRGWFDRHGVEPRYGPDTVWGVLPGGDRVVVRLAGGAVASVGVVGPDGGAPASASAPEQRLVDPRPDARAPGRPFPAELLSVVAREVAFSLRETRGMVEYAGHRLGFDGRAPYWERPSDRLVFPGGSLLCRPLGRYDPAERRFEWAPDTEDVREALRRAAGVPPEVHLPELSGEPLDLAPYAVPESAAVALARAGARAVGQVFTSLGGHFLAVADGRLPPPGVTPEAAAEEIRAGADLLWALTPPRDRLRVTREAAGAYFERAGMRVRHHVEPDFVGGVAGPYEVRVFLAPDGTVTDTSWGMATTPRT